Proteins found in one Scardovia inopinata JCM 12537 genomic segment:
- a CDS encoding polyphenol oxidase family protein, which produces MTDSVASIDRADRAETAPIPALIPIALTQRVTVYYSTRLGGGSEDDWAFCNLGATVGEEPNQVHANRRAVNKIIGSPVHVVTQVHSALVVDDTDAIVQTKSAEALGQIQADGQVTSQADRAVGIFTADCLPVFLADPGQGIVGAAHCGRKGLQAGVLQTLVEAMIALGAHRSDLTATLGPRICGRCYQVGDDIAEDFDRQFPGTVTHSRFGGQGIDISLAALQILAHEGIHGRQIVDSSPRVKSATYYLESDPEFQQLCQVDGQGPDLTARLDEMADPMCTLENPLWYSHRRAVRAGKKHEGRQLSIIVRKE; this is translated from the coding sequence ATGACAGATAGCGTAGCCAGTATAGACAGGGCAGACAGGGCAGAAACCGCCCCCATCCCCGCCCTTATCCCTATCGCTTTGACCCAGAGGGTTACTGTTTATTACAGCACCAGGCTGGGGGGAGGATCAGAAGACGATTGGGCCTTCTGCAATCTGGGGGCAACTGTAGGAGAGGAACCTAACCAGGTTCATGCTAACCGTCGGGCTGTCAATAAGATAATTGGGTCTCCTGTTCATGTGGTCACCCAGGTTCACTCAGCCCTAGTAGTCGATGATACTGATGCTATTGTGCAAACGAAATCTGCAGAGGCTCTCGGCCAGATTCAGGCTGATGGGCAGGTGACCAGTCAGGCTGACAGGGCAGTAGGGATTTTTACGGCTGATTGCCTGCCTGTTTTTCTTGCCGATCCTGGTCAGGGCATAGTTGGCGCCGCCCATTGCGGACGGAAAGGTTTGCAGGCCGGGGTTCTGCAAACCTTAGTGGAGGCAATGATTGCTCTGGGGGCGCATCGATCTGATCTGACTGCCACTTTGGGGCCTCGGATTTGTGGCAGGTGCTATCAGGTTGGAGATGATATTGCTGAAGATTTTGATCGTCAATTTCCCGGAACGGTGACTCACTCCCGTTTTGGGGGCCAGGGGATTGATATTAGTCTGGCCGCCTTGCAGATTCTGGCCCACGAGGGAATTCACGGGCGGCAAATTGTTGACTCCAGTCCTCGTGTAAAATCCGCGACTTATTATTTGGAATCAGACCCGGAATTCCAGCAGCTTTGCCAGGTTGATGGCCAGGGGCCAGATTTGACTGCTCGTCTGGATGAAATGGCAGATCCCATGTGCACCCTGGAGAATCCCCTCTGGTATTCTCACCGAAGAGCAGTCAGGGCTGGAAAAAAACATGAAGGCCGGCAGCTGAGCATTATTGTCAGAAAGGAATAG
- a CDS encoding pyroglutamyl-peptidase I, protein MDTITVVVCGFDPYKNITVNPSREVCLALDREGVTADRSDLAIGVTSALLPLSFQNAWPKLQETLEKVHPDIVIATGLKTHAQSVMLERCATNFIDATKPDADDVQPRRLPIIPHAPEAYWTHLPLHAILGRFAKHDIPASLSSDAGTFVCNSLFYQLLNWSQEHNRTLAGFVSLPLVDQAHGYMPGMSLDRMIEATREVVLAAVDYYRRPLPPEILRA, encoded by the coding sequence ATGGATACTATCACCGTTGTGGTCTGCGGATTCGATCCCTATAAAAATATAACAGTCAATCCTTCTAGAGAAGTATGCCTGGCCCTGGATCGGGAAGGGGTGACTGCCGACCGGTCTGACCTTGCCATTGGGGTGACCTCAGCTCTCCTTCCCCTCAGTTTTCAGAATGCTTGGCCGAAACTGCAGGAAACCCTAGAAAAGGTCCATCCTGATATTGTTATTGCTACAGGGTTAAAAACTCACGCCCAATCGGTCATGTTGGAAAGATGCGCCACTAACTTTATTGATGCTACCAAGCCTGATGCTGATGATGTGCAGCCCAGGCGTCTGCCTATCATTCCGCACGCCCCTGAGGCATATTGGACTCATCTTCCTCTTCACGCCATTTTGGGTAGATTCGCCAAACATGACATTCCAGCTTCCTTAAGCTCTGACGCCGGTACCTTTGTCTGCAACTCTCTTTTCTATCAGCTGCTGAACTGGAGTCAGGAGCATAATCGGACTTTGGCTGGTTTTGTCAGTCTTCCTTTGGTAGATCAGGCTCACGGTTATATGCCGGGCATGTCCCTGGACCGCATGATTGAAGCTACCCGGGAGGTTGTCCTGGCTGCTGTTGATTACTATCGCCGTCCTTTGCCCCCGGAAATTTTGCGGGCCTGA
- a CDS encoding aldo/keto reductase has protein sequence MTKRLTRQIGSYTTSAVGLGTMGLAIEGKPSAEESIDIIHQALDAGCRHIDTAWAYYQSGGQEEVAEMLVRQALDSWEGPRKEVIVATKAGHYRNFTDGKPTWAVDGRPESLIRYAKQSAQTLGVDTIDLLYFHRPDPQVPYEESIQAMKEIYDQGLTASIGISNVSCEQIDIARTILGPALVAVQNQFSPIYRETQDTLDYTAQLGLAFVCWSPLGGFRKPYDQALFDPFRTVAAAHQVSYQQIVLAWELARGTHVFVLPGTHRASTFLDSLAADQVELTEDELAYLG, from the coding sequence TGAAGGAAAACCGTCTGCTGAAGAGTCGATTGACATTATCCATCAGGCTTTGGATGCCGGCTGCAGGCATATAGATACAGCCTGGGCCTATTATCAGTCCGGCGGCCAGGAAGAAGTGGCAGAGATGTTAGTCCGTCAGGCACTGGACAGCTGGGAAGGGCCCCGAAAGGAAGTCATAGTGGCTACTAAAGCTGGGCACTACCGGAATTTTACTGACGGCAAACCTACCTGGGCGGTAGATGGCCGGCCTGAATCCCTGATCCGCTACGCCAAGCAATCAGCGCAGACTTTAGGGGTTGACACCATTGATCTCCTCTATTTTCATCGCCCCGATCCTCAGGTTCCATATGAGGAATCCATTCAGGCTATGAAGGAAATCTACGATCAGGGCTTGACTGCATCTATAGGCATTTCCAATGTTAGCTGTGAGCAGATTGATATTGCACGCACTATCCTGGGCCCGGCCCTGGTGGCTGTACAAAATCAATTTTCGCCCATCTACAGGGAAACTCAGGATACTCTGGATTATACGGCTCAGCTGGGTTTGGCTTTTGTCTGCTGGAGCCCTCTGGGAGGGTTCCGCAAACCGTATGATCAGGCTCTTTTTGATCCTTTCCGCACGGTTGCTGCTGCTCACCAGGTTAGTTACCAGCAGATTGTCTTGGCTTGGGAACTTGCCCGGGGCACACACGTTTTCGTCCTTCCTGGCACGCACAGGGCCTCCACCTTCCTGGATTCCCTGGCTGCGGATCAGGTAGAGCTGACCGAAGATGAACTCGCTTACCTAGGCTGA
- a CDS encoding coiled-coil domain-containing protein — protein MPENFPITLRGYDKDRVDEAIARQNENIARLREQIKAYDERILQLDAQLQEEKKKQAHNSGSSFASLGANAQQLLASAEQTSMELIQRAQQDAAAARANAQSQAQTLVNNASLDAAQTLAQAKKKAETIVQKAQDQAASLTANAKEEADHTVAAAQQESDSKLNALRIQLENASQEGRKQMEAQRAAQEKAIADMRQKAAEDIAQSRRDADADITAKKTEANDQIQAAVDKAQKKLAQANEQVATMISDAQRRAGEITDAAQGHAQQIADQSNIEKAQSHNALAQEEQEAREKIQKQQEEASAQVKALLDQLDQRRTQVEADAAKLLEQAREARSQADDYAQDKRVRADEEAKKILDEANKKASGLVEDRRAAAQKEISSLQAQIKNLQEREAAITSRVDQLRSIFSQAFGQLGPISGQGQADQPDNNPSQDNPDQGNQDQDNSDQGNSDQEK, from the coding sequence ATGCCTGAGAATTTTCCTATTACCCTGCGTGGTTATGACAAAGATCGTGTAGACGAAGCAATAGCCCGACAGAATGAGAATATTGCACGTTTGCGGGAGCAAATCAAGGCTTATGACGAACGAATTCTGCAACTTGACGCCCAGCTACAGGAGGAGAAGAAAAAGCAGGCTCACAATTCTGGCAGTTCCTTCGCTTCCCTCGGGGCCAACGCCCAACAGCTGCTGGCTTCTGCCGAACAGACCAGCATGGAGCTGATCCAGAGAGCCCAGCAGGATGCAGCAGCAGCCCGGGCTAATGCCCAGTCTCAGGCACAAACCCTGGTTAATAATGCCAGCCTCGATGCCGCTCAAACCCTTGCCCAGGCAAAGAAGAAGGCTGAAACCATTGTTCAGAAGGCACAGGATCAGGCAGCTTCTCTGACGGCGAATGCCAAGGAAGAGGCGGATCATACTGTGGCTGCTGCCCAACAGGAGAGCGACAGCAAGCTGAATGCCCTTAGAATACAGCTGGAAAATGCCAGCCAGGAGGGCAGAAAGCAGATGGAAGCTCAGAGAGCTGCTCAGGAAAAAGCGATTGCAGATATGCGTCAAAAGGCAGCAGAAGACATTGCCCAGTCTCGTCGTGATGCTGATGCTGATATCACTGCCAAAAAAACTGAGGCCAATGATCAAATCCAGGCAGCAGTCGATAAGGCTCAAAAGAAGCTGGCTCAGGCCAACGAACAAGTAGCAACCATGATATCCGATGCCCAGCGCCGGGCAGGAGAGATTACCGATGCTGCTCAGGGGCATGCCCAGCAGATTGCAGATCAGTCCAACATCGAAAAAGCTCAGTCTCATAATGCTTTGGCACAGGAAGAGCAGGAAGCCCGGGAAAAAATTCAAAAACAGCAGGAAGAGGCATCGGCTCAGGTAAAGGCTTTGCTGGATCAATTGGATCAGCGCCGGACTCAAGTGGAAGCTGATGCTGCCAAGCTGTTGGAACAGGCCAGAGAAGCCCGTAGTCAGGCTGATGATTATGCTCAGGACAAACGGGTACGGGCGGATGAAGAGGCTAAGAAAATACTGGACGAAGCGAATAAGAAGGCTTCCGGCTTGGTCGAAGACAGGAGGGCTGCCGCTCAGAAAGAAATCAGCAGCCTCCAGGCGCAGATTAAGAATTTGCAGGAGAGGGAGGCGGCTATTACCTCCCGGGTTGATCAGCTTCGGTCGATTTTCTCCCAGGCTTTTGGACAGCTGGGGCCAATTTCAGGGCAGGGGCAGGCTGATCAGCCTGACAATAATCCCAGTCAGGACAATCCCGATCAGGGAAATCAGGATCAGGACAATTCCGATCAAGGGAATTCTGATCAGGAAAAGTAA